A single genomic interval of Haloactinospora alba harbors:
- a CDS encoding SDR family oxidoreductase — protein sequence MDRVNDTKTALVTGANKGIGFAIAQGLGAIGFTVGVGARDDARREEAVERLRSAGIEAFGVALDVTSDDSVAAAAATIERTAGRLDVLVNNAGISGRTDGGAQDPTTLDLDVVRTVLDTNVFGVVWVTNAMLPLLSRANSPRIVNMSSNMGSLTLQTGPIMAAYAPSKSMLNSVTAQYARQLADTNVIVNAACPGYVATDFTGFNAPRTPEQGAAIAIRLATLPDDGPRGGFFDDEGVVPW from the coding sequence ATGGATCGCGTGAACGACACGAAGACCGCGCTAGTTACTGGCGCAAACAAGGGAATCGGTTTCGCTATCGCACAGGGCCTTGGGGCGATCGGCTTCACGGTCGGAGTGGGCGCACGCGACGACGCCAGGCGCGAGGAGGCCGTCGAGCGTCTGCGGTCCGCAGGCATCGAAGCGTTCGGGGTCGCCCTCGACGTCACCTCCGACGACAGCGTCGCTGCGGCGGCAGCGACCATCGAGCGGACGGCAGGACGGCTCGACGTGCTCGTCAATAACGCGGGTATCTCCGGCCGGACCGACGGTGGCGCACAGGATCCGACGACGCTCGACCTCGACGTCGTCCGCACCGTCCTCGACACGAACGTGTTCGGGGTAGTTTGGGTGACGAACGCGATGCTCCCGCTGCTTAGCCGCGCAAACTCGCCGCGCATCGTCAACATGTCGAGCAACATGGGGTCATTGACACTGCAGACCGGCCCGATCATGGCCGCTTACGCACCGTCGAAGTCGATGCTCAACAGCGTCACGGCACAGTACGCCCGCCAACTCGCCGACACGAACGTCATCGTGAACGCCGCCTGCCCCGGCTACGTCGCGACCGACTTCACCGGTTTCAACGCGCCGCGGACGCCCGAGCAGGGTGCCGCCATCGCAATCCGACTCGCCACCCTTCCGGATGACGGGCCACGCGGCGGCTTCTTCGACGACGAGGGCGTCGTCCCCTGGTAA
- a CDS encoding zinc ribbon domain-containing protein, producing MFDGRCSRRATPQPSKTCSAGGVVKARLRPSTRIFSCHACGLRLDRDRNTARNLAWLVLWP from the coding sequence CTGTTTGATGGACGCTGTTCGCGACGAGCGACGCCTCAGCCTAGTAAAACGTGTTCCGCGGGTGGCGTGGTGAAAGCCAGACTGCGCCCATCCACGCGGATCTTTTCCTGTCATGCCTGCGGTTTGCGTCTGGACCGCGACCGCAATACCGCCCGCAACCTCGCCTGGCTAGTGCTTTGGCCGTGA
- a CDS encoding DUF7059 domain-containing protein encodes MSATLRPFPRPVAEQLRSALAEADYTVSGVRDRLGDTAARALARDQLRPALRATGGEEPLGVLLRLWWLGYPVPERTVANLLPLRELTDAGLLAAHEGEVRSRVRLEPRDLDGDRRGYLVSDFPVLPGQGTPDAQHVVRAGGASATLSSLLVDGPVERALDLGTGCGVQALHLAGRASEVYATDVNPRALELADISCALSGVDNVHLLQGSLYEPVADQRFDLIVSNPPFVITPDPARYPYRETEFPGDAFCAEVVRNAPDHLTEGGWCQILANWTHTDGADWRDRVGSWVSGTGCSGWVVQRDSQDPAEYVELWLRDACEHGTPEYDRRYDAWLGHFEREGVDGVGFGWICLRNDAAQDATVRVEELRHEVETPVGSYLPGVVDGAMTAHRLTDAALLSAHVAVASDVVEERVSVPGAPDPERILLRQRNGTRRVAQVGTVEAALASVCDGTMPVGPLLDVIAELTGRETTEVRERTPDILRSLIAEGFFRVAR; translated from the coding sequence GTGTCTGCAACGTTGAGACCCTTCCCCCGCCCCGTAGCCGAACAGCTCCGCAGCGCCCTGGCCGAGGCCGACTACACCGTCTCGGGTGTGCGCGACCGCCTCGGTGACACCGCGGCGCGGGCGCTCGCCCGGGACCAGCTCCGGCCGGCCCTGCGCGCCACCGGTGGAGAGGAACCGCTGGGGGTGTTACTGCGGCTGTGGTGGCTGGGGTATCCCGTGCCCGAGCGGACCGTCGCCAACCTGCTCCCCCTGCGGGAGCTCACCGACGCCGGGTTGCTCGCGGCGCACGAGGGTGAGGTGCGCTCCCGCGTACGCCTGGAACCCCGCGACCTGGACGGGGACCGGCGGGGCTACCTGGTGTCGGACTTTCCGGTCCTTCCCGGTCAGGGCACTCCGGACGCGCAGCACGTGGTGCGGGCCGGCGGGGCCTCGGCCACCCTGTCGTCCCTGCTCGTGGACGGCCCCGTGGAACGCGCCCTCGACCTGGGAACCGGCTGCGGGGTGCAGGCCCTGCACCTGGCCGGCCGGGCCTCCGAGGTGTACGCGACCGACGTCAACCCCCGCGCGCTGGAACTGGCCGACATCAGTTGCGCCCTGTCCGGGGTGGACAACGTCCACCTGCTCCAGGGGTCGCTGTACGAACCCGTCGCCGACCAGCGGTTCGACCTCATCGTGTCCAACCCGCCGTTCGTCATCACCCCCGACCCGGCCCGCTATCCCTACCGGGAGACCGAGTTCCCCGGGGACGCGTTCTGCGCGGAGGTCGTGCGCAACGCTCCCGACCACCTCACCGAGGGCGGCTGGTGCCAGATCCTCGCGAACTGGACGCACACCGACGGCGCGGACTGGCGCGACAGGGTCGGTTCGTGGGTGTCGGGCACCGGCTGTTCGGGCTGGGTGGTGCAGCGCGACTCCCAGGACCCGGCCGAGTACGTGGAGCTGTGGCTGCGCGACGCGTGCGAGCACGGCACCCCCGAGTACGACCGGCGTTACGACGCGTGGCTGGGGCACTTCGAGAGGGAGGGCGTCGACGGGGTCGGGTTCGGCTGGATCTGCCTGCGCAACGACGCCGCCCAGGACGCCACCGTGCGGGTGGAGGAGCTGCGGCACGAGGTGGAGACCCCGGTGGGGAGCTACCTGCCCGGTGTCGTCGACGGGGCGATGACCGCGCACCGGCTCACCGACGCCGCCCTGCTGTCGGCGCACGTGGCGGTGGCCTCCGACGTGGTGGAGGAGCGCGTCAGCGTGCCCGGGGCGCCCGACCCGGAACGCATCCTGCTGCGGCAGCGGAACGGCACCCGGCGGGTGGCCCAGGTCGGCACTGTGGAGGCGGCGCTGGCCAGCGTCTGCGACGGGACCATGCCCGTGGGTCCGCTCCTGGACGTCATCGCGGAGCTGACCGGCCGGGAGACCACCGAGGTGCGGGAGCGCACCCCCGACATCCTGCGTTCCCTGATCGCCGAGGGGTTCTTCCGCGTGGCGCGGTGA
- a CDS encoding DUF2530 domain-containing protein, whose amino-acid sequence MRQPRRPDPEVLEGDYRVPTALGTLAWLAALLVLLALGDRLAEEDRWWIGVCLTGIALGVFGYLYIPRLLRKRAEAEERNAEYGTAGGDGASGGDAPEDGEERGADGAGDTTAPRPDQDP is encoded by the coding sequence GTGCGACAGCCACGCCGGCCCGACCCCGAAGTCCTGGAGGGCGACTACCGCGTCCCCACCGCCCTGGGAACGCTGGCGTGGCTCGCTGCGCTGCTGGTCCTGCTGGCCCTGGGTGACCGGCTTGCGGAGGAGGACCGCTGGTGGATCGGAGTGTGCCTCACCGGGATCGCGCTGGGTGTGTTCGGTTACCTCTACATCCCCCGGCTGCTGCGCAAACGCGCGGAGGCCGAGGAGCGCAACGCGGAGTACGGCACCGCCGGCGGAGACGGGGCATCCGGCGGGGACGCGCCCGAGGACGGCGAGGAGCGGGGCGCGGACGGTGCCGGAGACACTACGGCGCCCCGCCCCGACCAGGATCCGTGA
- a CDS encoding MarR family winged helix-turn-helix transcriptional regulator: MKKPHLSRQTRTDAGLAAVLRVSVSRLTRRLRAQRPDASLSLGQGAVLFALAQQGQMTPGALADHEKVQPPSMTRIITGLEERGLVRKTPHPQDRRQLLVDLTEEGHSLVRLDQRRREAWLTKRLAELTPQEKETLRSATEILDRISQS; this comes from the coding sequence ATGAAGAAGCCTCATCTCTCCCGACAGACCCGAACCGACGCGGGCCTGGCAGCGGTACTGCGCGTTTCCGTGAGCAGGCTGACCAGGAGACTCAGAGCGCAACGTCCGGACGCCTCCCTGTCACTGGGGCAGGGGGCGGTGCTGTTCGCCCTGGCCCAGCAGGGCCAGATGACGCCGGGAGCGCTGGCCGACCACGAGAAGGTGCAGCCCCCGTCGATGACGCGGATCATCACGGGGCTGGAGGAACGCGGGCTGGTGCGCAAGACGCCGCATCCCCAGGACCGGCGCCAACTGCTGGTGGACCTGACCGAGGAGGGACACTCACTGGTGCGGCTCGACCAGCGGCGCCGCGAGGCGTGGCTCACCAAGCGTCTGGCGGAACTGACCCCGCAGGAGAAGGAGACCCTGCGCTCGGCGACGGAGATCCTGGACCGGATCAGCCAGTCGTGA
- a CDS encoding MFS transporter, protein MFRSLAVRNFRLFAGGQVVSNTGTWMQRIAQDWLVLQLSGGSGIALGLTTALQLLPMLLLGLWGGTLVDRLGKRRLLFVTQASQSVLALALGVLATAGIANVWHVYVFAFALGIVTVVDNPARQTFAVEMVGKRDLPNAIALNSASFQLGRVVGPAVAGLLIAAIGSGPVFVLNAFSFSATLVALALMRPAELHTTEPAPRDKGQVRQGLRYLLGRRDLVLLLVMTAFLQMFGSNVQNQIALMTNNVFTAGADAFGIAAAALAVGALAGALLAARRERPRLRVVLAGALVFGATQVGAAVAPGYPGFTAVLVPMGVAFLMFTTSLNAFFQLSVDPQLRGRVMSMYMLVFLGMAPIGSPIVGVLADAFGPRTSLATGGTVTVLVAALIAALLVRHHNVRVERSPAFPFVRVARNREHESG, encoded by the coding sequence ATGTTCCGCTCCCTGGCCGTGCGCAACTTCCGGCTGTTCGCCGGCGGCCAGGTCGTCTCCAACACCGGAACCTGGATGCAGCGCATCGCCCAGGACTGGCTGGTGCTGCAACTCAGCGGCGGCAGCGGGATCGCCCTGGGGCTCACCACCGCCCTGCAGCTCCTCCCGATGCTGCTGTTGGGACTGTGGGGCGGAACCCTCGTCGACCGGCTGGGCAAACGCCGCCTGCTGTTCGTCACCCAGGCGAGCCAGAGCGTCCTCGCCCTCGCCCTGGGCGTGCTCGCCACGGCCGGGATCGCCAACGTGTGGCACGTGTACGTGTTCGCGTTCGCCCTGGGGATCGTCACCGTCGTGGACAACCCCGCCCGCCAGACCTTCGCGGTGGAGATGGTCGGCAAACGCGACCTGCCCAACGCGATCGCGCTGAACAGCGCCAGCTTCCAACTCGGCCGGGTGGTCGGGCCCGCCGTCGCCGGGCTGCTCATCGCCGCGATCGGCAGCGGCCCGGTGTTCGTCCTCAACGCGTTCTCCTTCAGCGCCACCCTGGTCGCCCTGGCACTGATGCGCCCCGCGGAACTGCACACCACCGAACCCGCCCCCCGCGACAAGGGGCAGGTCCGCCAGGGGCTGCGCTACCTCCTGGGCCGGAGAGACCTGGTGCTGCTGCTCGTCATGACCGCGTTCCTGCAGATGTTCGGCTCCAACGTGCAGAACCAGATCGCGCTCATGACGAACAACGTCTTCACCGCCGGCGCGGACGCCTTCGGCATCGCCGCGGCTGCGCTCGCGGTGGGCGCCCTGGCCGGGGCACTGCTGGCGGCCCGCCGGGAACGGCCGCGGCTGCGCGTGGTGCTGGCCGGCGCCCTCGTGTTCGGTGCGACCCAGGTCGGCGCTGCCGTCGCGCCCGGTTACCCGGGGTTCACCGCCGTGCTGGTCCCCATGGGGGTGGCCTTCCTGATGTTCACCACCTCACTCAACGCGTTCTTCCAGCTCAGCGTTGACCCGCAACTGCGCGGGCGGGTCATGAGCATGTACATGCTGGTGTTCCTCGGGATGGCTCCCATCGGTTCTCCCATCGTCGGTGTCCTCGCCGACGCGTTCGGTCCCCGTACGAGCCTGGCGACCGGCGGAACGGTGACGGTACTGGTGGCGGCTCTCATCGCCGCGCTGCTCGTCCGCCACCACAACGTCCGGGTGGAACGCTCGCCCGCCTTCCCGTTCGTGCGCGTCGCCCGGAACAGGGAACACGAGAGCGGCTGA
- the thpR gene encoding RNA 2',3'-cyclic phosphodiesterase has translation MRLFLAVYPTGEVLDGVAEAVRELRDANPRLRWTGRDDWHLTLLFLGEVSEEGIGDLRERFAAEIPRHPRMRLAVRGAGTFPGDAASARVLWAGIEGDVDPLADLAGAVSRTARRAGVAVQRRPYVPHVTLARSREPVDASELRTELLEFATPFWEAGEVHLVHSRPGQQPRYRTVDTWALS, from the coding sequence GTGAGACTGTTCCTCGCGGTGTATCCCACAGGGGAGGTACTCGACGGGGTCGCCGAGGCCGTGCGCGAACTCAGGGACGCCAACCCCCGCCTGCGCTGGACCGGTCGGGACGACTGGCACCTCACCCTGCTGTTCCTCGGTGAGGTCTCCGAGGAGGGCATCGGGGACCTGCGGGAGCGGTTCGCGGCCGAGATCCCCCGGCACCCGCGTATGCGGCTGGCCGTGCGCGGCGCGGGCACGTTCCCCGGCGACGCCGCCAGCGCACGCGTCCTGTGGGCCGGGATCGAGGGCGACGTGGACCCGTTGGCGGACCTGGCCGGTGCGGTCTCCAGAACGGCGCGCAGGGCCGGCGTCGCGGTGCAGCGCCGCCCGTACGTCCCCCACGTCACCCTCGCCCGCAGCCGCGAACCCGTTGACGCGAGCGAGCTGCGCACGGAGCTGCTGGAGTTCGCCACCCCGTTCTGGGAGGCGGGTGAGGTGCACCTCGTGCACAGCCGCCCCGGGCAGCAGCCCCGGTACCGCACCGTCGACACGTGGGCGCTAAGCTGA
- a CDS encoding 3-keto-5-aminohexanoate cleavage protein, with the protein MRIVACLNGDRRPTAHPALPVSADQLVSDARAAVAAGATEIHIHPRDAHGAESLEPQVLTPVLEQLRTEVPGVPISVTTALSAEPDPWRRYDMIQRWGALPDSATVNLHEPGSVEVARLLIDRRVPVEAGVWTVESTRILAATELAPYVYAVLIEPTQPTREDALNNAAAINEVLDQCDAAPPRMLHGSDDTAWPLLDAALADGHDIRMGLEDTLRGPDGTDAADNAALIAMALSRVSASA; encoded by the coding sequence ATGAGGATCGTCGCCTGCCTGAACGGTGACCGCCGACCCACGGCCCACCCGGCCCTGCCCGTGTCCGCCGACCAGCTCGTCAGCGACGCCCGCGCGGCCGTCGCCGCGGGCGCCACCGAGATCCACATCCACCCTCGCGACGCGCACGGCGCCGAGTCGTTGGAGCCACAGGTCCTGACCCCGGTGCTGGAACAGCTCCGGACCGAGGTCCCGGGGGTGCCGATCAGCGTCACGACGGCACTGTCGGCCGAACCGGACCCGTGGCGCCGTTACGACATGATCCAGCGGTGGGGCGCCCTCCCGGACTCCGCCACGGTGAACCTGCACGAACCCGGGTCGGTGGAGGTGGCGCGGTTGCTCATCGACCGGCGTGTCCCGGTGGAGGCCGGGGTGTGGACCGTGGAGTCCACCCGGATCCTGGCCGCCACCGAGCTGGCGCCGTACGTGTATGCCGTGCTCATCGAACCGACCCAGCCCACCCGGGAGGACGCGCTGAACAACGCCGCCGCCATCAACGAGGTCCTCGACCAGTGCGACGCCGCCCCGCCGCGGATGCTGCACGGCAGTGACGACACGGCGTGGCCGCTGCTGGACGCCGCCCTCGCGGACGGGCACGACATCCGGATGGGACTGGAGGACACGCTACGCGGGCCCGACGGGACCGATGCCGCGGACAACGCGGCGTTGATCGCCATGGCCCTCAGCCGGGTGTCCGCCTCGGCGTGA
- a CDS encoding aminoglycoside phosphotransferase family protein: protein MTRPTILPPQEHPAPPPPAVQETVAALPGGPAWLEELESTVLGLRDRWGLRLGRPFQGGSCSWVAPVATASGRRAVLKVAYPHREGRGEARALRFWGGDGAVRLYESAEDGFAMLMEACEPGGRMSEAEGSPEELLAAGAHTLSGLWKHDPGGSLGMEFLADVTVEWAAATRGYMEYHRPGFDPYLVEAGAALLETLPATSERAAVVHGDANPGNILEAGGGQWLAIDPKPMVGDPAYDLWPLVMQVEPPLDHSDPHRVLRHRFGLASGILGEPEERLVAWAFARAVESSLDLVNRGAREEAESEMAEAEVLADLAGV, encoded by the coding sequence ATGACGCGACCGACGATCCTCCCGCCCCAGGAACACCCGGCCCCGCCGCCACCGGCCGTGCAGGAGACCGTGGCGGCGCTGCCGGGCGGGCCGGCGTGGCTCGAGGAGCTGGAGAGCACCGTGCTCGGGCTGCGCGACCGGTGGGGGTTACGGCTCGGCCGTCCTTTCCAGGGAGGGAGCTGCTCCTGGGTGGCACCGGTGGCCACCGCCTCCGGGAGACGCGCGGTGCTCAAGGTCGCCTACCCGCACCGTGAGGGCCGGGGTGAGGCGCGGGCGTTGCGGTTCTGGGGCGGTGACGGCGCGGTGCGCCTGTACGAGTCGGCCGAGGACGGTTTCGCCATGCTGATGGAGGCGTGCGAGCCGGGTGGCCGGATGAGTGAGGCCGAGGGTTCCCCCGAGGAGCTGTTGGCGGCCGGGGCGCACACCCTGTCGGGGTTGTGGAAACACGACCCGGGCGGGAGCCTCGGGATGGAGTTCCTCGCCGACGTGACGGTGGAGTGGGCGGCCGCGACACGCGGTTACATGGAGTACCACCGGCCCGGTTTCGACCCCTACCTGGTGGAGGCGGGCGCCGCACTGCTGGAGACGCTTCCGGCGACATCCGAACGCGCGGCGGTCGTGCACGGCGACGCCAACCCCGGCAACATCCTGGAAGCGGGCGGCGGCCAGTGGCTGGCGATCGACCCGAAGCCGATGGTCGGCGACCCGGCCTACGACCTGTGGCCGCTGGTCATGCAGGTCGAACCGCCGCTGGATCACAGTGACCCGCACCGGGTCCTGCGGCACCGCTTCGGACTGGCCTCCGGCATCCTGGGGGAACCGGAGGAGCGGCTGGTGGCCTGGGCCTTCGCGCGCGCGGTGGAGTCCTCCCTCGACCTGGTGAACCGGGGCGCACGGGAGGAGGCCGAGAGTGAGATGGCCGAGGCCGAGGTACTGGCCGACCTCGCCGGCGTGTGA
- a CDS encoding glycerophosphodiester phosphodiesterase family protein, with protein MRKNKQEPAIPIISHRGASGHRPEHTLGSYELGARHGGDFLEVDLVATADGELVARHEARIDDTTDVAERPEFADRRTTRTIDGREHTGWFAQDFTLAEIRTLGATERLRELRADNTAHDGRYAIPTLSEIIDLAERLTAELGRRIGVYPETKHPAYHASVGLDLEPPLLALLRERGLTGPEPDLPVFLQSFESQSLAKLEDAEVPRVLLMGTEEHWQPFTTPEGLAEVAGNAEAIGPDKRLVIPRDSEDNLGEPTSLVSDAHEAGLLVHPFTFRSENRFLPANLRSPGAENDYGGFAAEYEAYFAAGVDGVFTDHSRHAHLCRELFFQES; from the coding sequence GTGCGCAAGAACAAGCAGGAACCTGCCATCCCGATCATCTCGCACCGCGGCGCCTCGGGGCACCGACCCGAGCACACGCTGGGCTCCTACGAGCTGGGGGCGCGGCACGGGGGCGACTTTCTCGAGGTCGACCTGGTCGCCACCGCGGACGGGGAACTGGTCGCGCGGCACGAGGCCCGCATCGACGACACCACCGACGTGGCCGAGCGGCCCGAGTTCGCCGACCGGCGCACCACCAGAACGATCGACGGCCGGGAGCACACCGGCTGGTTCGCCCAGGACTTCACTCTGGCGGAGATCAGGACGCTGGGCGCCACCGAACGGCTCCGGGAGCTGCGCGCGGACAACACCGCCCACGACGGCAGGTACGCCATCCCGACCCTGTCGGAGATCATCGACCTCGCCGAGCGGCTCACCGCGGAGCTCGGCCGCCGCATCGGGGTGTACCCGGAGACGAAGCACCCCGCCTACCACGCCTCCGTCGGTCTCGACCTGGAACCGCCGCTGCTCGCCCTCCTGCGGGAGCGGGGTCTGACCGGCCCGGAACCGGACCTCCCCGTGTTCCTGCAGTCGTTCGAGTCCCAGAGCCTGGCGAAGCTGGAGGATGCGGAGGTGCCCCGCGTGCTGCTGATGGGCACCGAGGAGCACTGGCAGCCGTTCACCACCCCGGAGGGGCTGGCCGAGGTGGCCGGGAACGCCGAGGCGATCGGGCCGGACAAGCGGCTGGTGATCCCCCGCGACTCCGAGGACAACCTGGGTGAGCCCACCTCGCTGGTGTCCGACGCCCACGAGGCCGGACTGCTCGTCCACCCCTTCACGTTCCGCAGCGAGAACCGGTTCCTTCCCGCGAACCTGCGTTCGCCGGGCGCCGAGAACGACTATGGTGGGTTCGCCGCCGAATACGAGGCGTACTTCGCCGCGGGCGTCGACGGCGTGTTCACCGACCACTCGCGACACGCCCACCTGTGCCGCGAGCTCTTCTTCCAGGAGTCCTGA
- the serC gene encoding phosphoserine transaminase, with amino-acid sequence MTEIQIPANLLPSDGRFGCGPSKVRPEQLNTLAASGTDYLGTSHRQKPVKSLVGRVRSGLERLFSLPDGYEVVVGNGGTTAFWDIAAHGLIREKSQHLSFGEFSSKFVKVTKGAPWLSEPTVIESEPGTHGQPRAESGVDAYALTHNETSTGVAAPIRRVPGADDDALVLVDATSGAGGLPVDIAETDVYYFAPQKCFAADGGLWVAIMSPRALQRATEIAESGRYIPEFLSLTTAVDNSRKDQTYNTPAVATLMLFAEQIEWMNDRGGLEWAVSRTAESSSVLYDWAEKSDFASPFVTDPAQRSQVVNTVDFDDSVDAAAIAATLRANGIVDTEPYRKLGRNQLRIGTFPAIPPEDVRALTECIEHVVGKLS; translated from the coding sequence GTGACTGAGATTCAGATTCCCGCGAACCTGCTACCGAGCGACGGCCGCTTCGGCTGCGGCCCGTCCAAGGTCCGTCCCGAGCAACTGAACACTCTCGCCGCGTCCGGAACCGACTACCTCGGCACCTCGCACCGGCAGAAACCGGTGAAGTCCCTGGTGGGCAGGGTGCGTTCCGGCCTGGAGCGCCTGTTCTCGCTGCCCGACGGTTACGAGGTCGTCGTCGGTAACGGCGGCACCACCGCATTCTGGGACATCGCCGCGCACGGCCTGATCCGGGAGAAGTCCCAACACCTGAGCTTCGGCGAGTTCTCGTCGAAGTTCGTCAAAGTCACCAAGGGCGCCCCGTGGCTGTCCGAGCCGACCGTCATCGAGAGCGAGCCCGGCACCCACGGCCAGCCCCGCGCGGAGAGCGGCGTCGACGCCTACGCCCTCACCCACAACGAGACGTCGACCGGTGTGGCCGCCCCGATCCGCCGCGTTCCCGGCGCGGACGACGACGCGCTGGTGCTGGTGGACGCCACCAGCGGCGCCGGCGGGCTCCCGGTGGACATCGCCGAGACCGACGTGTACTACTTCGCGCCGCAGAAGTGCTTCGCGGCCGACGGCGGCCTGTGGGTCGCCATCATGTCGCCGAGGGCGCTGCAGCGCGCCACGGAGATCGCCGAGAGCGGCCGCTACATCCCGGAGTTCCTGTCCCTGACGACCGCAGTGGACAACTCCCGCAAGGACCAGACGTACAACACCCCGGCCGTGGCGACACTGATGCTGTTCGCCGAGCAGATCGAGTGGATGAACGACCGGGGCGGCCTGGAGTGGGCGGTGAGCCGCACCGCCGAGTCCTCCTCCGTGCTCTACGACTGGGCGGAGAAGTCCGACTTCGCCTCCCCGTTCGTCACCGACCCGGCCCAGCGTTCACAGGTCGTGAACACGGTCGACTTCGACGACAGCGTGGACGCCGCAGCGATCGCCGCGACGCTGCGCGCCAACGGCATCGTCGACACGGAGCCCTACCGCAAGCTGGGACGCAACCAGCTGCGCATCGGCACGTTCCCCGCCATCCCGCCGGAGGACGTGCGCGCGCTCACCGAGTGCATCGAGCACGTGGTCGGCAAGTTGTCCTGA